TCTTCTCGGTTTAGTTTTTGCCTGAAAACCTAGAAATCGGGAGAAATGGCACCATATCGGTGGTAAGGTCTATGTATAGATCAGATATGAAGGAGAAGATTCAGAACTTCTGTATGTGAGAATCAATTTTCATTTGATCTGTTACTTTTGATTGATACCAAATGTTTTGGAAATTCTTCCATTCAATTTAGTTGATTTCACGAGATAATCATTCTGAAAAATAATAATCCTACTTTATAAAATTAGTTTTCCAAAGATTTGGATTAACTCTGTCAATATCTCCTTATTATTGTGCAATGTTCAAATAGTAATTTGCAGTAATATGAAGCGATTGTTTTATCAATGGCGACGCGAAAGTTTGGGGTTGATGGATTGTGAATTTGAATCTGACCACAAGGTGATCCTTTCTCTGTATATGTTGGTCTTTTATTCCTTTTTAATTCATGGTGAAATCTGTGACCTAACAAAGTAGTCATTTTTTTTACAGAACTTCTCTCACATGGATTCTTATTAATCCTTTTAATTTTTCAGCAATTTCTTTAACTTGTACTAGCAACGGAAGGTGTATATGGAGAGTTACTGATTGGAAGGGAGAACAACTCTTTTGGCAAGCGTCTTGTCATTCACCACACAAGTATACTCATCCTAACTGATTTTCTTGTGCATTGGTACTtatgaaattttattatgttgGTAAGTCCCTTTGTTTAAAATTTTCACAATTTCTTTGCTTCATCTTCGGATTTCTTGTGCTGGAGTTGTCGTACCAAACCTCCTGTTAAGTAACTGATAAATCACACTTGAAATCATTCTGATTTTTTCTTTGTGTTAATATGCATTAGCAATTTAGACTTCAATAATTAGCAAATGCATTTTTTTTACTGAGATTGCAATAAAAAACGAGAAGAAGTACTCCTAGCTAGCACATACATTCTTGATAATTTGTCATCTCTAAGTATGTAAACAACAATCTACTCAAGTGTGCGCCGTACAATGCAGTCCAGTTCAGGTGCCCTGCGGCTCCATGAGTCCATGTTATTTGCAAGGATAGTTTATTTAGTCACCACAAAAGTCATGGATACCGATATATATTCACGACGACATTAGATACCCCGTTCTGCCGCACACACTCCATCTGCAGAATTAACCATGGTGATAATTGACACGCCATTGGTGCCCGCACGACATAACGGTCAGATAACAAGATGGTTCATGGGATCCCTAAAATTTGTTCATAGTGATTATACTACGGACATACTAAAAACATGGCTCACATATAGCTTTCTTTGGCTTTTAATCATCGGTAAAGCATGTGCGTAtgcaagagttttcttttgttaTAGATTAAAACTATGCATATCTCATAGCTTATAGTGGATATATACTGGATAGTCACATGGCTCGCATCCAACAGAGAATTGTTTGTTTTTTATCTCAAAATTGTCATTACACGGAAATTTTCTTATTTAATCGAAGCCAAAGAAATCTGAAGACTAAACAAATACATTGTTTTATATTCCCCATCCTAACTGATTTTCTTGGATTTACCTTTGGAAATGTTTGAATGTTAACGTTTAATTAGTGGAATTCGTGAATTCCTATTATAAACCAATAAATTTGATTGTAATTTTTAAGTTGTGTCAACTGTTTATATTTTCTAGTGAACTGAATTTAGGTTGAGTCCTGAATTGGATTCAGCATGTGTTCCATCAATAGTGACTGGACTACTATGAATGAAACAATACCTGGATCCTAGATTTGGCGATAGCTAGTTACATGAGTTTCCAAAATTGGCTCAAGCCCATTTTAGGACTCTTATCAAACCttggtaaacaattttttttcattttttggatGTCGAATCCGTGATGCTATGAGTCACTAACTGTTGTTTTTCATAATACTGGTTATATGAGGTGTATTTTCTTGTATACCAGTTACACGCGGTGTACATAAAAGtgcactgttttttttttgtattcattATACGAGGTGTATCTGATCACATAAACTTATACATACATAATGGAGTGTACAAGCTGGTGAACAAGTGTAAAAATGATATGGTAAGCTTATGTTTGCGTAAATATCTATGTAAAAGCTGGTGTACATGTGGAAAAAATGAGGGCATAAGCTTATGGTTGCGTAATTGTACAACCATCGTCAATGTGCGCATAGTTGTACACTCGTTGATCGTAAATGTGTACATGATTGTACATCGTCAATACTTATATATATGTAGGTCAACATGTGAACACAACTGCTTGCCGAAGTTTGACTCTAAATAATTTGTATCCTAAGAACTTCCCTTGGATAACATAATACTAAACCATTTATAGACTTTGCGGCTATTAATTTGAGTAAGCTTATTTCAGGCACAGATGGAGAAGGAATATGAGCTTCTCAATGAAATTCTACATTTAAGAATTGCAGTTGTGCAAAGGATAAAACCAAGTTACCAAGAGTGTGTCGTTGTTGCATCACTAATTGATTGCATTCCTAATCTTTCTGGGTAGGCCCATACCTGTAAGGTATCTAAATAAAATGCATCAAATATTTATTGTTTGTTTTGGTGCTCTGATTATCCTTCCTAGTGATGCTTTTTTTAACATCCTTAACATTGCAGATATTAAAACATCTAGTTTAGTTGTTGTTGATTTCAATATTTTAAACAATAATAAACAAGTTTGATGTCTCCAAATATGTGTGTTGAGTGAAGGTCTCACGTAAAATATGACTTTCAACTGTTTTATATtgaattgttaatgtgtacatagttgtacacatgttgacttTTTAGTGCACATTGTTGTACACCTAttagttaatgtgtacataattgtacacatgttgatcgtTATTGTGCACATAATTACACATAAGTAGAtttttaatgtgcacatagttgtacacctgtattGAGCCCTAGTATGTATCAATTTGGCTTGCATCATGCGACAGATTTGTTAGGAAGGGAAACAATGATTCGTATTTCTGGTATGAATTTGTTTTAGCTAATTATTTCACAATTTTGTTTGTTTTATCGAGTAGTTTCAGTGCTATGCATGTAGTtgtgttcatgattttattatGAGATATTTGTTCACCCAGGAATGTTAGAACCttgtttttatgtttttcttttactTATCTCGTATGTTAAACTTTTGATGTGCATGGGGATCAAATGATTGTGTAGGAATTATATCATTAGTAAAATATATGTGTCCCAAAATCTCaaccttttttctttctttcaattaCATGGGGGAATGAAGGTCAAAGCTGATAAAGATGGGTCCTCACTTCATGCTACTATGCTTGCAACCCATAATGTTGCAACACGGTGAAAGGTATTTGGTCTAATTGTATACTTGGTTCCCATTTTGATGCCCACCTTAATTTTGGTCTCAGCTGATAATAGGATCTTGTGCATCAAGATATCTTAGctgaaaaattaggttttataCATGTTTTGCAGAGGTGTATATATTGGTGCACTATTGAAATTCCCAAGAAAAAGTAGGTTTTTGTATGGTTATGAATGATcgtttttatgcatgttttgcactggtgtacatattggtgcacctgtgtatTTTCCATAAAAAAAGTAGGTTTGTGGGTGGTTCCGAGTGATTGTTTTGTGCATGTTTGgaaggggtgtacatattggtgcacctgtgtatTTTCCATGAACAAGTAGGTTTCCGATGTTTTACAGCGGTCTAATATTATTGCGCATGTGTAATTCCCATGAGAAATAGGTTTGTGTGGTTGTGTATGATCGTCTTTATGTATGTTTTGAaagttatgtttttttctttcgttGACTTGTGTTATTGAACTCTATAATGTTTCAATTTGGTTTTCATCATGTGACTGATTTTtcaggaagggaaaatttggttCATGTTTGCTGATATGAATTTGTTTTAGCTTACTATTTCACAATTTTGCTTCATATACCTAGTAGTTTACCGCGAGAAGCGTGTAGTAGTGTTTATGTTGTTATTATTGGTGCTTAAGGTACAAGATTCTAGTTGTGTACAAGCTGGCGCATCTTGTCCCTTCTAGCGAATGCTAATGATTCATTAACATTAGTGATTGATCCGTGGAAAGTGGAAACAGGTTCATTTAATAATCTCCTTTTTGGTAAAGTGCAATAAATCACTGGATTGGGATCGTTTGAGGCCACATTAAGTTTGTGCAGTTAGGCCCAAATGGATTGTGTCTCTTTAAGCTAATAATCGtctaaatttttattttgatcgctttttttactttgtttcttATGTGGTTGTTGGTGAAAGGTTATCACTTCTTTTTCAAGTTGTGGTTTCTTATGTTTGTTTTGTCCTGGATGCAGGTTAACTGCTAAACCATCCTATGCAAATCCGTCATTATTCAGCAAGAGCTTGGCgtggttgatatttttgtcaGTCTGTGCAAACTAGAATGGTAGTCTGGATATCATGAAAGTTGGATTTTCGccgatgtgtacataattgtacaccagtttgaattaaaataaattaaaaagtgaaaattatatagtcatatgggtactctttttgtaggtattgaaaagagctttccgaatatataaagtttgtgaattttggacgagcggtttgaaagataaatttttttttaattatttatatattatttaaaattgctgacatcatcatgagtcattttggactaaaatgcaaatatgaggactaaattgtaaataatAAGGGTTATTAGTTACTTTCCATATATTTGAACTAATTTATACCTAGTCAACTCAGGTTGTATTAAACCGTACATTTGGActgatttttggactaaaccgtatttttcccatTCAATTTTGATATTTGTATGCAATATGACGCTAATTGGAGAATCCAAGAAGGAGGTAAAGGATAAACAGGCAAGGTATATTATCCTCTACATAATACTGATCGGTTATTATGTAGCTTTGTGGTCATAGTAATAAACAGGCAAGGTATATAATCAGgaaatcttttttctttcttttttggttttattgatatttgttttcttgatttAGTATTGAGTTTTACTTGATTTTGTTTGGAAATGCTGATGATACCTCACGAGCTCTCGAAAGTTTGAgttaaataattatttatttatgaaatttctGATGATACCTTACGAGCTCTGCAGGATTTTTGCGTCCAGAATTTCTCTTGCCAACTTAACTCAACAGGGAGTTTGGCCGAACTAGGATCTTGGTTATTGATTTAGGTATAAATAAGTTTGATTGTCTTTATGTTTCAGGTCGAGACATGCATACCTAATGATATCATTCGACATATAATCAATGTACGCCCAAGATTTTCCTATCAGTTTGTAAACTAACATATATGTAATGGACATGTGATACATATTTCCTAGTGATGGCCCAGGTAACCATTTTCAATGTTCTCTTGGTAGCCTTATGTATATACGATTTCTCTATGGAGTTGTAGTTTACATGCATGGTGTATCTTTAGGTGATGGTTATGATTTAATTTGAATTTACTAATTTGTATATGGTCTTTTTGTAGCTAGTGACTGTAGTTGGGTGACTTAATGTTCTTATGTTGTTTTTGTTCCAGTGTCGAACCATGAATCGTTGATACCTATTGCAACATCATAACCGACACCAGGATGTCCCATGAATCATTTTTGTTCCAGTGTCGAACTATGAGCCATGATTTTGAAATCCAAATGGGTATCACACTCCTCGGTTCCTCTATTCTgctgtgtaggatcagaatctcgcaacaattatgtcccagcgaagttatcaatgatattgcacaatagtgtcgcagaacaatttcagaaacgacgtcagcaaggatcatgagaaagatgtgatagtcttgcgaaaattagagagctcgcgaagttaatatttgtaaggttgcgagaatgtcgcaaaccatgtccgaaaataaaggacagatagctgtcatccactatgtatttccttataaatagtcattcgagttgtaaaggaaaggggagatcttttttgagtaagaaacaagaaaataagagagagaaagtccagagcaaagttcattcttgatttctttatctttcttgtaagaacattcaaaaattaatcaataaaattaagagtgaaaacctaaaaatgagttgatcaacaatgaaatcatatgaggggtgtagtgtaggatttcctgcaaccacataatggcgctagaaacagggatattgaagatcaaaagttgaagattgttgattgagaagattcaaatcaagaaagtgattaaacaaatcagtgaattagatagaggaaagatgaatagaattaaggaaaatggcaaaAATTttgagtgtaatatgataacaaaaagcttggttaatgaattccatgaaaacatcaaaggaagaatacataaacgaaattttgaaggaaagaaaattatggcggtagaaaaaacttcacccttgaaagattgggaaaagcaaagaattgcgttcatggcggaagaaataccaaaagaaaatgtgaaccatacatctccgttggtcatcacagtgcctattacacgaaaagagaaggagacaacaataaaatccacaggagaatggatgttgaacagaactttaattgatacatgaagttcagttgatataatattttatcatgcattccggggaatgggatttaaagacaaagaaatgtccagttcaacatattttgttcacggctttggaaaatacacaacaaaacctaaaggagaaatagtggtacgaattccacttggagaaatcgatacacatgtgacattgtgtgtggtggatatggaatcgccatataatatgttgttaggaagatcatggatacatgagATGAAAGCTGTGGTATCagcgttgcatcaatgtattaaattccccactccaagtggaatatgtgaaatcagaggagatgttgacaatgcgaaattatgtcatcaaattgaagtaaggcgttatgaaggacaagcaaaaaagaaacaatttcgcagaaaattggtaaaggaagcaaagaaggaagaagaatttagaatatatatgataagggaaaaagaaggcaaaggaatacccagcgaaatttcggaataaggggaaggacccataaaagcaattaaagaacccacaccaataggagaacctaaacccagttacgctgccgcagaaccaacaaaagaaataaatattggGACTGtggaggagcctctaatgttgagaattggaaccaaaatggatatagaagaagaagaagaagaagaagaagaagaagaagaaagaactgtcaacttactgcgagaatataaagatattttcgcaggaaacacgGATGAGATACCAGAAATAGATCCAACAATTGCTTGCCAcagattggagattaacaaaaatgtgagaccatttaaacagagaataagaaaaatcgcaacaacttaccactcccaaatagaagaagaattacagaaaatgctggaggcaggaattataagagaagctaaatacccagaatagatagcgaatatggtcattgtcccaaagaaaaacaaaggaatcaggattttcaaagatttcactgatttaaacaaagcttgccccaaagatagttttccattaccagatattcctcaaatggtgggatccgcagcgggaaatgatagggtatcatctttagatgggtacaaaggttataaccaaatccctctcgctgaagaagatcaagaacatactgctttctttgcccctagaggtttatattgttacacgaaaatgtcatttggtttgcgaaatgcgggagcaacatgtcaaagaatggtagagaaggtgttcgcaaaatggatacacaaaacattataagtatacgtggacgacatgttagtaaagagtaaagaggctaaagaccatgtacaagacttgagggagatttttgaacaaatgcggcagtataacattaaattgaatcccgagaagtgtactatcggagttgcatcgggaaaatttttaggctatattgtatcaaaggaaggaatacaggttgatccagaaaaagtgcaagcagttcgtgacatgccaacaccatcaacaataaaagatgtacagaagttgaatgggattctagcttcgctagggagattcatttcgcgatcatcagacaaatgcaaatattttttcgatatactcaagaagggtgcaaaatttaaatggagtgatgaatgtgaaaaggcttttcaaggaatcaaagaacatcttatgaatacaactattttgcaaaaggcagaaccaggagaagaattattgatttaccttgcgacaac
This genomic stretch from Papaver somniferum cultivar HN1 chromosome 5, ASM357369v1, whole genome shotgun sequence harbors:
- the LOC113278466 gene encoding uncharacterized protein LOC113278466 isoform X1 — encoded protein: MLAQMEKEYELLNEILHLRIAVVQRIKPSYQECVVVASLIDCIPNLSGSKLIKMGPHFMLLCLQPIMLQHGERLTAKPSYANPSLFSKSLAWLIFLSVCAN
- the LOC113278466 gene encoding uncharacterized protein LOC113278466 isoform X2: MEKEYELLNEILHLRIAVVQRIKPSYQECVVVASLIDCIPNLSGSKLIKMGPHFMLLCLQPIMLQHGERLTAKPSYANPSLFSKSLAWLIFLSVCAN